The genomic interval GCAGACCACGTCGCGCCGCAAGCCGCCGTTCGGCATCGCCCAGATGGGCAAGTCCTTCCGCAACGAGATCACGCCCGGCAACTTCATCTTCCGGACCCGCGAGTTCGAGCAGATGGAGATGGAGTTCTTCGTCAAGCCGGGCGAGGACGAGAAGTGGCAGGAGTACTGGATGGAGCAGCGCTGGAACTGGTACACCGGTCTCGGCCTGCGCGAGGAGAACATGCGGTGGTACGAGCACCCGAAGGAGAAGCTCTCCCACTACTCCAAGCGCACCGCTGACATCGAGTACCGCTTCCAGTTCGGCGGCAGCGAGTGGGGCGAGCTGGAGGGCGTCGCCAACCGCACCGACTACGACCTCGGCGCGCACTCCAAGGCGTCCGGCCAGGACCTCTCCTACTTCGACCAGGAGGCCGGCGAGCGCTGGACGCCGTACGTCATCGAGCCGGCGGCCGGTGTCGGCCGGGCGATGCTCGCCTTCCTGCTCGACGCCTACGTCGAGGACGAGGCGCCCAACGCCAAGGGCAAGCTGGAGAAGCGCACGGTGCTGCGGCTCGACCACCGCCTGGCCCCGGTGAAGGTCGCGGTGCTGCCGCTGTCCCGCAACCCGGAGCTGTCCCCGAAGGCCAAGGGCCTCGCCCAGACGCTGCGACAGAACTGGAACATCGAGTTCGACGACGCCGGCGCCATCGGCCGCCGCTACCGCCGTCAGGACGAGATCGGCACGCCGTTCTGCGTGACCGTCGACTTCGACACCCTGGACGACAACGCGGTGACCGTGCGCGAGCGCGACACCATGAAGCAGGAGCGGGTCTCCCTCGACCAGATCGAGGGCTACCTGGCCGCCCGCCTGGTCGGCTGCTG from Streptomyces sp. DH-12 carries:
- a CDS encoding glycine--tRNA ligase; protein product: MAADKIDTIVSLSKRRGFVFPCSEIYGGQRAAWDYGPLGVELKENLKRQWWRYMVTSREDVVGIDSSVILAPEVWVASGHVATFTDPLTECTSCHKRFRADHLEEAYEEKKGKAPENGLADLNCPNCGNKGTFTEPKQFSGLLSTHLGPTQDSGSVAYLRPETAQGIFTNFAQVQTTSRRKPPFGIAQMGKSFRNEITPGNFIFRTREFEQMEMEFFVKPGEDEKWQEYWMEQRWNWYTGLGLREENMRWYEHPKEKLSHYSKRTADIEYRFQFGGSEWGELEGVANRTDYDLGAHSKASGQDLSYFDQEAGERWTPYVIEPAAGVGRAMLAFLLDAYVEDEAPNAKGKLEKRTVLRLDHRLAPVKVAVLPLSRNPELSPKAKGLAQTLRQNWNIEFDDAGAIGRRYRRQDEIGTPFCVTVDFDTLDDNAVTVRERDTMKQERVSLDQIEGYLAARLVGC